One Pantoea trifolii DNA segment encodes these proteins:
- the galU gene encoding UTP--glucose-1-phosphate uridylyltransferase GalU gives MSAYKTKVKKAVIPVAGLGTRMLPATKAIPKEMLPLVDKPLIQYVVNECIAAGINEIVLVTHSSKNAIENHFDTSFELESMLEKRVKRQLLDEIQSICPPHVTIMQVRQGIAKGLGHAVMCAHPLIGDEPFAVILPDVIIDEYESDPTKDNLAEMLARYEESGRSQIMVEPVADVTAYGVVDCQGADLSAGQSAPMVGVVEKPKASEAPSNLAVVGRYVLSAEIWPLLAKTPPGAGGEVQLTDSIAMLMEKETVEAYHLNGVSHDCGNKLGYMQAFVEYGVRHPVLGKDFTQWLEGAVGNKK, from the coding sequence ATGTCTGCCTATAAGACTAAAGTTAAAAAAGCGGTAATCCCAGTTGCAGGCCTCGGCACGCGTATGCTGCCTGCGACCAAAGCTATTCCAAAAGAGATGTTACCGCTGGTCGATAAGCCGTTGATCCAGTATGTCGTGAATGAGTGCATTGCAGCGGGCATTAACGAGATTGTGCTGGTTACACACTCTTCTAAAAACGCCATCGAAAACCACTTTGATACCAGTTTTGAGCTGGAATCTATGCTGGAAAAACGTGTTAAGCGTCAGCTGCTGGATGAAATCCAGTCAATCTGCCCTCCACACGTCACCATCATGCAGGTTCGTCAGGGTATCGCGAAAGGCCTGGGCCACGCAGTAATGTGTGCACATCCGCTGATTGGCGATGAGCCATTCGCCGTAATCCTGCCAGACGTCATCATCGATGAATACGAATCTGACCCAACCAAAGACAATCTGGCAGAGATGCTGGCGCGCTACGAAGAGAGCGGCCGCAGCCAGATCATGGTTGAGCCGGTTGCTGATGTAACCGCTTACGGTGTGGTTGACTGCCAGGGTGCCGATCTCTCTGCAGGTCAGAGCGCGCCAATGGTTGGCGTGGTTGAGAAGCCTAAAGCTTCTGAAGCCCCATCAAACCTGGCCGTTGTAGGTCGTTACGTGCTGTCCGCTGAAATCTGGCCACTGCTGGCGAAAACGCCTCCAGGTGCAGGTGGTGAAGTTCAGCTGACTGACTCCATTGCAATGCTGATGGAAAAAGAGACCGTTGAAGCGTATCACCTGAACGGTGTTAGCCATGACTGCGGTAACAAACTGGGTTACATGCAAGCGTTTGTTGAGTACGGCGTTCGCCATCCAGTCCTGGGTAAAGATTTCACTCAGTGGCTCGAAGGCGCGGTAGGCAA
- the rssB gene encoding two-component system response regulator RssB, with the protein MEKPLIGKKILIVEDEVVFRSMIDNLLTSLGASTLEAGDGVDGLTLLSAQSVDLVICDLEMPRMGGIPFVERLRTRGNNVPILIISATQNMADIAHVLRLGVQDVLLKPLKNLERFREAVFECLYPSMFTSKVEEDEQLFQDWDALVSDPLAASKLLKQLQPPVQQTIANCRINYRQLTMAEQPGLVLDIAALSDNDLAFYCLDVTRAGDNGVLAALLLRALFNGLLQEQLSGQKQRLPELNGLLRQVNMLLRQANLSGQFPLLVGYYHRQLKNLILVSAGLNATLHINTHQIQLSNGVPLGTMGSTHLNQISQRADAWQCHIWGAGGRLRLMLSAEE; encoded by the coding sequence ATGGAAAAACCGCTAATCGGCAAAAAGATACTCATTGTCGAAGATGAGGTCGTTTTCCGTTCAATGATAGACAACTTATTAACCAGCTTAGGCGCCAGTACGCTTGAGGCAGGTGATGGCGTTGATGGCTTAACGTTATTATCGGCGCAGTCAGTCGATCTGGTTATTTGCGATCTTGAAATGCCGCGTATGGGCGGTATCCCATTCGTTGAGCGTCTCCGTACGCGCGGCAACAATGTGCCCATTTTGATTATCTCCGCCACACAAAATATGGCGGATATCGCCCATGTGTTGCGTTTGGGGGTGCAGGATGTGCTGCTCAAACCGCTCAAAAATCTTGAACGTTTCCGTGAAGCGGTGTTCGAGTGTCTCTATCCTTCAATGTTTACCTCCAAAGTGGAGGAGGATGAGCAGCTCTTTCAGGATTGGGATGCGCTGGTTAGCGATCCGTTGGCGGCCTCTAAATTACTCAAACAGCTCCAGCCGCCGGTGCAGCAAACTATCGCCAATTGCCGAATCAATTACCGCCAGCTCACCATGGCGGAACAGCCGGGTTTAGTGCTGGATATCGCGGCGCTGTCAGATAACGATTTGGCATTCTATTGCCTTGATGTGACACGCGCTGGCGATAATGGCGTGTTAGCCGCGCTGTTGCTGCGTGCCCTGTTCAATGGCTTGCTGCAGGAGCAACTCTCCGGCCAGAAGCAGCGATTGCCTGAATTAAATGGGTTACTACGGCAGGTCAACATGCTGTTACGGCAAGCCAATCTCAGCGGACAGTTCCCGTTGCTGGTGGGCTATTACCATCGCCAGTTAAAAAATCTGATCCTGGTTTCAGCGGGACTGAATGCCACATTGCATATCAATACTCATCAAATCCAACTCAGTAATGGGGTGCCACTTGGTACTATGGGCAGCACCCATCTCAATCAAATTAGCCAACGTGCCGACGCCTGGCAATGCCATATTTGGGGCGCCGGAGGCAGACTACGTTTGATGCTATCAGCCGAAGAATAA
- the rssA gene encoding patatin-like phospholipase RssA, with the protein MRKVRIGLALGSGAAKGWSHIGVINALERAGIEIDVVAGCSVGALVGSAYVNGRLGVMEKWVSAFRYWDVIRLMDLSWQRGGLLRGDRVFSHIRQLIPNDLIDECAKPFGVVATNLSTGREVWLTEGDLHQAVRASCSMPGLLPPIAYNGYWLVDGAVVNPVPISLTRALGADIVIAVDLQHDAHLMQQDLLSVTPQSGEEAAAVEALSWGKKLRQRLIGLTQRRANQTPGAMEIMSTSIQVLENRLKRNRMAGDPPDVLIQPFCPQISTLDFHRAEEAIAAGKAAVEKKMDELLPLVRGR; encoded by the coding sequence ATGAGAAAAGTCAGGATCGGGCTGGCACTAGGTTCAGGTGCTGCCAAAGGTTGGTCGCACATCGGCGTGATCAATGCGCTAGAACGTGCGGGCATTGAAATCGATGTGGTGGCGGGATGTTCTGTTGGCGCGTTGGTCGGTTCGGCTTACGTGAATGGACGGCTGGGCGTGATGGAAAAATGGGTGAGCGCATTCCGCTATTGGGACGTCATCCGACTGATGGATCTCTCCTGGCAACGCGGCGGTTTATTGCGTGGCGATCGAGTGTTTAGTCACATCCGTCAGCTGATTCCTAACGATCTGATCGATGAGTGCGCCAAGCCGTTTGGCGTGGTAGCAACCAATCTGAGTACTGGACGTGAAGTGTGGTTGACCGAGGGCGATTTGCATCAAGCTGTGCGTGCGTCCTGTAGTATGCCAGGCTTATTACCACCCATTGCTTACAATGGGTATTGGTTGGTTGATGGTGCGGTGGTAAATCCAGTACCGATCTCATTAACCCGTGCATTAGGTGCTGACATCGTTATCGCCGTGGATTTACAGCATGACGCGCACCTGATGCAGCAAGATTTATTGTCAGTTACGCCGCAAAGCGGTGAAGAGGCGGCGGCAGTTGAAGCGCTGAGCTGGGGAAAAAAACTGCGTCAACGCTTGATTGGCCTGACGCAACGCCGTGCTAATCAAACGCCGGGTGCGATGGAGATTATGTCGACATCCATCCAGGTTCTGGAAAATCGCCTGAAACGTAACCGCATGGCGGGCGATCCGCCGGATGTGCTGATTCAGCCGTTTTGTCCACAAATTTCCACACTGGACTTTCATCGTGCAGAAGAAGCCATTGCGGCTGGCAAGGCCGCCGTTGAGAAAAAAATGGATGAACTATTACCGCTGGTCCGTGGCAGATAG
- a CDS encoding YchJ family metal-binding protein, translating into MSEKCPCCSGKEYSLCCQPFLNGQANPSSAEQLMRSRYTAYVEKDAAWLAQTWHSSKRVADLETLLSESFAGTEWLGLNVTRCNHGSHENEAFVTFFARYLEKGRTSAIYECSRFLREDQRWYYVDGTTPELGRNDRCPCGADKKYKKCCG; encoded by the coding sequence GTGTCTGAAAAGTGCCCTTGCTGCAGCGGAAAGGAGTATAGCCTATGTTGCCAACCCTTTCTGAATGGCCAAGCGAACCCGTCCAGCGCGGAGCAATTGATGCGCTCACGCTATACCGCCTACGTCGAAAAAGATGCCGCGTGGCTGGCGCAAACCTGGCACTCCAGTAAACGCGTGGCTGACCTTGAGACGCTATTATCCGAAAGTTTTGCCGGTACTGAATGGCTGGGCTTGAATGTAACTCGTTGTAATCATGGAAGCCATGAGAATGAAGCCTTCGTGACGTTTTTTGCGCGTTACCTCGAAAAAGGACGCACTTCAGCCATCTATGAATGTTCGCGCTTTCTTCGCGAGGATCAACGCTGGTACTATGTCGACGGAACAACGCCTGAGTTGGGACGTAATGATCGCTGTCCTTGTGGCGCCGATAAAAAATACAAAAAATGTTGTGGTTAA
- the purU gene encoding formyltetrahydrofolate deformylase yields MQAQTIQRKVLRTICPDAKGLIAKITNICYKHELNIVQNNEFVDHRTGRFFMRTELEGIFNDNTLLADLDSALPVGSVRELQSAGRRRVVILVTKEAHCLGDLLMKSAFGGLDMEIAAVIGNHETLRSLVERFDIPFVLVSHEGHTREEHDNRMADEIDRYQPDYVVLAKYMRVLTPAFVQRYPNQIINIHHSFLPAFIGARPYHQAYERGVKIIGATAHYVNDNLDEGPIIMQDVINVDHSYTAEEMMRAGRDVEKNVLSRALYKVLGQRVFVYGNRTIIL; encoded by the coding sequence ATGCAAGCGCAAACCATCCAACGAAAAGTTTTACGAACCATTTGCCCTGATGCGAAAGGTTTGATCGCCAAGATCACCAACATTTGTTACAAGCACGAACTCAACATTGTGCAGAATAATGAGTTTGTCGATCACCGTACCGGCCGCTTTTTCATGCGCACCGAGCTGGAAGGCATTTTCAACGACAACACTTTGCTGGCCGATCTCGATAGCGCACTCCCAGTCGGTTCTGTGCGTGAACTGCAAAGTGCCGGTCGTCGTCGTGTGGTGATTCTGGTGACCAAAGAGGCGCATTGCCTTGGCGATCTGCTGATGAAAAGCGCATTTGGCGGTCTGGATATGGAAATTGCTGCAGTCATCGGTAACCACGAAACGCTGCGCTCATTGGTGGAACGTTTCGATATTCCGTTTGTGTTAGTGAGCCACGAAGGCCACACGCGTGAAGAGCACGACAACCGCATGGCGGATGAAATTGACCGTTATCAGCCTGATTACGTGGTGTTGGCGAAATACATGCGCGTGTTGACCCCCGCCTTCGTGCAACGTTATCCAAATCAGATCATCAATATTCACCACTCCTTCTTGCCAGCATTCATTGGCGCGCGTCCTTATCATCAGGCTTATGAGCGTGGCGTGAAAATCATCGGTGCCACTGCGCACTACGTGAACGATAACCTCGATGAAGGCCCAATCATCATGCAGGACGTGATCAACGTCGATCACAGCTACACCGCAGAAGAGATGATGCGTGCAGGACGCGACGTTGAGAAGAATGTGTTGAGCCGCGCGCTGTATAAAGTGTTAGGCCAGCGCGTGTTCGTTTACGGCAATCGCACGATCATTCTTTAA
- the xthA gene encoding exodeoxyribonuclease III, with amino-acid sequence MKFVSFNINGLRARPHQLAALVEQHQPDVIGLQETKVHDDMFPLEDVSKLGYHVFYHGQKGHYGVALLTKAEPVSVSRGFPGDDEDAQRRIIMAEIPSPIGDITVINGYFPQGESRDHPTKFPAKEKFYRDLQSYLEQQLAVDKPVLIMGDMNISSTDFDIGIGEDNRKRWLRTGKCSFLPEEREWMDRLLQWGLVDTWRDKFPETNDRFSWFDYRSKGFDDNRGLRIDLLLASQPLASRCIESGIDYDIRSMEKPSDHAPVWSTFKL; translated from the coding sequence ATGAAATTTGTCTCTTTCAACATCAACGGCTTGCGTGCGCGTCCTCATCAATTAGCCGCGCTGGTTGAACAGCATCAACCTGATGTCATCGGCTTGCAGGAAACCAAAGTGCATGACGATATGTTCCCGCTTGAGGACGTCAGCAAACTGGGTTATCACGTGTTTTATCACGGGCAAAAAGGTCATTACGGCGTCGCGCTGCTGACCAAAGCTGAGCCAGTCAGTGTCTCACGCGGTTTTCCCGGCGATGATGAAGATGCTCAGCGCCGTATAATCATGGCGGAAATCCCGAGTCCAATTGGCGATATCACGGTTATCAACGGTTATTTCCCGCAGGGTGAAAGCCGCGACCATCCCACAAAGTTTCCAGCGAAAGAGAAGTTTTATCGCGATCTGCAAAGCTATCTTGAGCAGCAGTTGGCCGTCGATAAACCGGTGTTGATCATGGGTGACATGAACATCAGTAGTACTGATTTTGACATCGGCATTGGTGAAGATAACCGTAAACGCTGGCTGCGCACCGGCAAGTGCTCGTTCCTGCCTGAAGAGCGTGAGTGGATGGATCGCTTGCTGCAATGGGGTTTGGTTGACACCTGGCGCGATAAGTTCCCGGAAACCAACGATCGTTTCTCATGGTTTGATTACCGCTCGAAAGGCTTTGACGACAATCGTGGTCTGCGCATCGATCTGCTGCTGGCGAGCCAACCTCTGGCCTCGCGCTGTATTGAGAGTGGCATCGATTACGATATCCGCAGCATGGAAAAACCGTCGGATCACGCCCCGGTTTGGTCAACGTTTAAGCTGTAA
- a CDS encoding YnjH family protein: MRYAMMLLGGLLLCSTSALANRQPENNRTGNTDVVVDLPPEVWTQGQNNRQSNCMQCCTYENRSYSEGAVVKAEGVLLQCGRDEKVLGTNPLIWKIIK, translated from the coding sequence ATGCGTTATGCAATGATGTTGCTGGGCGGATTATTGTTATGCAGCACCTCGGCGCTGGCCAACCGCCAGCCGGAAAATAATCGTACGGGTAATACCGATGTGGTGGTGGATCTGCCACCCGAAGTCTGGACGCAAGGGCAAAATAATCGTCAGAGCAACTGCATGCAGTGCTGTACCTATGAGAATCGCAGTTATTCTGAAGGTGCGGTGGTTAAAGCAGAAGGCGTGTTATTGCAGTGCGGCAGGGATGAGAAGGTATTAGGCACCAATCCGCTTATCTGGAAAATCATCAAATAA
- a CDS encoding DNA topoisomerase III codes for MRLFIAEKPSLARAIADVLPKPHRRGDGYIACGNDQVVTWCVGHLLEQAQPDSYDSRYARWNLADLPIIPEKWRLQPRPSVAKQLKVIEGLLQQASAVVHAGDPDREGQLLVDEVLDYLQLAPEKRKTVQRCLINDLNPSAVERAVGRLRENREFIPLCVSALARARADWLYGINMTRAFTLLGRNAGYDGVLSVGRVQTPVLGLVVRRDEEIENFIPKDYFEVKAHIVTPKEERFVATWVPSYACEPWQDEEGRLLHRPLADHVLDRINGKPALVTGYNDKRESDTAPLPFSLSGLQIEAGKRFGLSAQNVLDCCQRLYETHKLITYPRSDSRYLPDEHFAGRHAVLNAIQAHQPNLTPPADFNPDQKNRCWDDKKVDAHHAIIPTARASKVNLTENEANIYGLIARQYLMQFCPDAVFRKCVIDLDIGGGKFIAKARFLAEAGWRALLGSKERDEENDGTPLPVVAKGDELLCERGEVLAKQTQPPRPFTDATLLSAMTGIARFVQDKELKKVLRATDGLGTEATRAGIIELLFRRTFLVKKGRYIHSTDAGRALIHALPEMAARPDMTAQWESTLTRISEKSCRYDEFMQPLVSTLIGLIGEARQRPSLQAFRGLTAPGAKKRAKQKTARRKTKETE; via the coding sequence ATGCGTTTGTTTATTGCCGAAAAACCCAGCTTAGCGCGTGCGATTGCCGACGTGTTGCCGAAACCGCATCGACGCGGAGACGGCTATATTGCCTGCGGAAATGACCAGGTTGTGACCTGGTGTGTTGGGCACCTGCTCGAGCAGGCGCAGCCCGACAGTTACGACAGCCGCTATGCGCGCTGGAATCTGGCTGATTTACCAATTATTCCGGAAAAATGGCGCTTGCAGCCGCGTCCTTCCGTGGCGAAGCAGTTAAAAGTGATTGAAGGCCTGCTGCAACAAGCCAGCGCGGTGGTGCATGCGGGTGACCCCGATCGTGAAGGTCAATTGCTGGTGGATGAGGTGCTCGATTACCTGCAGCTCGCGCCAGAGAAACGCAAAACGGTGCAGCGTTGTTTGATTAACGATCTCAATCCCTCGGCGGTTGAGCGCGCGGTTGGGCGTTTGCGTGAGAACCGTGAATTCATACCTCTGTGCGTATCCGCGTTAGCGCGTGCGCGCGCTGACTGGCTGTATGGCATCAATATGACGCGCGCTTTTACCTTGCTGGGGCGCAACGCTGGGTACGATGGCGTGCTGTCGGTTGGCCGCGTGCAGACGCCGGTGTTGGGTCTGGTGGTGCGTCGCGATGAAGAGATCGAAAACTTTATCCCGAAGGACTATTTCGAAGTTAAAGCGCACATCGTCACGCCAAAAGAGGAGCGTTTTGTCGCGACATGGGTACCAAGCTATGCTTGCGAGCCGTGGCAGGATGAAGAGGGGCGATTGCTGCATCGTCCGCTGGCGGATCACGTGCTTGACCGCATCAACGGTAAGCCCGCGCTGGTCACCGGCTATAACGACAAACGTGAGTCGGATACCGCGCCGCTGCCATTCTCGCTTTCTGGCCTGCAGATAGAAGCCGGCAAACGCTTTGGCCTCAGCGCGCAGAACGTACTCGATTGCTGTCAGCGGCTGTACGAAACCCACAAGTTGATCACCTATCCGCGTTCCGACAGCCGCTATCTGCCTGATGAACATTTTGCCGGACGCCATGCGGTGTTGAATGCCATTCAGGCGCATCAGCCTAATCTGACGCCGCCAGCAGATTTCAATCCCGATCAGAAAAACCGCTGTTGGGATGATAAAAAGGTTGATGCGCACCACGCCATCATTCCTACCGCGCGTGCCAGTAAGGTCAATCTGACTGAGAATGAAGCCAATATTTACGGCCTGATTGCGCGCCAATATCTGATGCAGTTTTGCCCGGATGCGGTGTTCCGCAAATGCGTGATTGACCTCGATATCGGCGGCGGTAAATTTATCGCCAAAGCGCGCTTTCTGGCCGAAGCCGGCTGGCGTGCACTGCTCGGCAGCAAAGAGCGTGACGAGGAGAACGATGGCACGCCGCTGCCGGTGGTCGCCAAAGGCGATGAGCTGCTATGCGAGCGCGGCGAAGTGCTGGCGAAGCAGACGCAGCCGCCGCGTCCGTTTACCGATGCGACACTGTTATCTGCGATGACGGGCATCGCCCGCTTTGTGCAGGATAAAGAATTAAAGAAAGTGCTGCGTGCAACCGATGGTTTAGGTACGGAAGCGACGCGTGCGGGCATTATTGAATTGCTGTTCCGCCGCACTTTTCTGGTGAAAAAAGGCCGCTATATTCATTCGACGGATGCGGGCAGGGCGTTGATCCATGCGCTGCCAGAAATGGCCGCCCGGCCGGATATGACGGCGCAATGGGAATCGACGCTGACCCGCATCAGTGAGAAATCTTGTCGCTATGATGAGTTTATGCAGCCGCTGGTCAGCACCTTGATTGGGCTGATAGGTGAAGCACGCCAGCGACCGTCGTTACAGGCCTTTCGCGGATTGACTGCGCCTGGGGCCAAAAAGAGAGCCAAACAAAAAACGGCTCGTCGCAAAACCAAGGAGACAGAGTGA
- the selD gene encoding selenide, water dikinase SelD, which translates to MSEPLRLTQYSHGAGCGCKISPQVLETILRSELSPFHDPQLLVGNETRDDAAVYDLGNGTAVVSTIDFFMPIVDDPFTFGRIAATNAISDIFAMGGKPIMAIAILGWPVNVLSPEVAQRVVEGGRAACQAAGIALAGGHSIDAPEPIFGLAVTGIVDVARVKKNSAAQAGCQLFLTKPLGIGILTTAEKKGLLRPEHQSLAADVMCQLNNAGAEFAKLAGVSAMTDVTGFGLLGHLSEICHGSGLRAEVIASQVPRLAGVDDYIAAGAVPGGTRRNFASYGEQVSPLDDATRALLCDPQTSGGLLVAVQPSAIDAFQRCASAAGVQATSIGELFAAEADRPLITVVT; encoded by the coding sequence ATGAGTGAACCTCTTCGTTTAACGCAATACAGCCACGGTGCAGGTTGCGGGTGTAAAATTTCGCCGCAGGTTTTAGAAACCATTCTGCGCAGTGAGCTTAGCCCGTTTCACGATCCGCAACTGCTGGTGGGCAATGAAACGCGTGATGACGCCGCGGTATACGATCTCGGGAACGGCACTGCGGTGGTAAGCACTATCGATTTCTTTATGCCGATCGTTGACGATCCTTTCACTTTTGGTCGTATCGCGGCCACTAACGCCATCAGCGATATTTTTGCCATGGGTGGGAAACCGATCATGGCGATCGCTATTTTAGGCTGGCCGGTGAATGTTCTGAGTCCGGAAGTGGCGCAGCGGGTGGTCGAAGGCGGGCGTGCTGCTTGTCAGGCGGCAGGAATCGCCCTGGCGGGCGGGCACTCGATTGATGCGCCAGAGCCGATCTTTGGTCTGGCCGTGACCGGTATCGTCGATGTAGCGCGAGTGAAAAAGAACAGCGCGGCACAGGCTGGCTGTCAGCTCTTCCTCACCAAACCATTAGGCATTGGCATTCTCACCACCGCCGAGAAAAAAGGCCTGCTGCGACCTGAACACCAGTCGCTGGCCGCCGATGTGATGTGCCAGCTGAATAATGCCGGAGCAGAATTCGCTAAACTGGCGGGCGTCAGCGCGATGACCGATGTTACCGGTTTTGGCTTACTCGGCCATTTGAGTGAAATCTGCCACGGTTCCGGATTACGTGCCGAAGTGATTGCGTCGCAGGTACCGCGCCTGGCGGGCGTCGATGACTATATCGCTGCGGGAGCGGTGCCCGGCGGTACCCGCCGCAACTTCGCCAGCTATGGTGAACAGGTTTCCCCGCTTGATGACGCCACCCGCGCGCTGCTGTGCGATCCACAAACCTCCGGTGGCTTGCTGGTGGCGGTTCAACCCAGCGCTATTGATGCGTTCCAGCGCTGTGCCTCTGCAGCTGGCGTACAAGCAACGTCGATTGGCGAACTATTTGCCGCCGAAGCCGATCGTCCACTGATTACCGTAGTTACCTGA
- a CDS encoding NAD(P)H nitroreductase, which produces MDALDLLVNRRSASRLAEPAPAGEALQNILHAAMRAPDHGTLQPWRFIIVENEGRERFANLLEQAARDSNLEQKAIDKAASAPFRAPMIITVVAHCEEHAKVPHWEQLASASCAVMAMQMAAVAQGFNGIWRSGPWTEHPSVREAFGCREQDAIVGFLYLGTPQLKANTTVVAPDTAQFVSYF; this is translated from the coding sequence ATGGATGCACTGGATTTATTAGTTAATCGCCGCTCGGCGTCACGTCTGGCAGAACCGGCTCCGGCGGGGGAAGCGTTGCAAAATATTCTACACGCCGCGATGCGCGCACCCGATCACGGCACATTACAGCCCTGGCGTTTCATTATTGTCGAAAATGAAGGGCGCGAGCGTTTTGCTAACTTGCTGGAACAAGCTGCGCGCGACAGCAACCTTGAGCAGAAGGCGATCGACAAAGCCGCTTCCGCGCCTTTTCGCGCGCCGATGATCATCACCGTGGTGGCGCATTGTGAAGAGCACGCCAAAGTGCCGCATTGGGAACAGCTGGCGTCTGCAAGCTGTGCGGTGATGGCGATGCAAATGGCAGCCGTGGCGCAAGGTTTCAACGGCATCTGGCGCAGCGGTCCGTGGACCGAACATCCATCCGTGCGCGAAGCCTTCGGCTGCCGCGAACAGGATGCGATTGTCGGTTTCCTCTATCTCGGTACGCCGCAGTTGAAAGCCAACACCACCGTGGTTGCGCCAGACACCGCGCAGTTTGTCAGTTATTTCTGA
- the sppA gene encoding signal peptide peptidase SppA: MRTLWRIISGLFRWTWRVLNFIREFILNLFLIVLILAGVGIWLQVSSSNSSEPVQQGALKIDLSGVLVDKPSVSNRLSRISRQLLGANSDRLQENSLFDVVDAIRQAKTDKNITGIVLELRDFAGGDQPSLQYVGKALREFRDAGKPIYAVGDSYSQAQYYIASYANKVYLSPQGTVDLHGFATNGLYYKSLLDKLKVNSHVFRVGTYKSAVEPFLRDDMSPEARDADGRWIGQLWQNYLNTVAANRQITPEQLFPGAAGIISGLQAVQGDTAKYALNNKLVDVLDTRAAADQELVKTFGWDKANNDYRSVSIYDYTVKQPPQSQDGNIAVILASGAIMDGEESAGNVGGDTTASQIRDARLDPKIKAIVLRVNSPGGSVTASEAIREELAAAHDAGKPVVVSMGGMAASGGYWISTPADYIVAAPSTLTGSIGIFGVINTVENSLSSVGVHTDGVATSPLADVATTKALPTEVQQLMQLTIENGYRNFVGLVATSRHKTPDEINAIAQGHVWTGSDAKANGLVDALGDFDDAVAKAAELAKVAKPELSWYQDDPGMIDLLLNQMNASVQAVLPAALKVWLPAPMLDVMSAMKQQPGLLNNLNDPQNRYAFCLNCGNVR; encoded by the coding sequence ATGCGCACTTTGTGGCGAATTATTTCCGGCCTGTTCCGCTGGACCTGGCGGGTACTGAATTTTATTCGGGAATTTATTCTTAATTTATTTCTTATTGTGTTGATCCTGGCGGGCGTCGGGATTTGGCTGCAGGTTTCCAGTTCCAATAGCAGTGAACCTGTGCAGCAAGGCGCGCTGAAAATCGATCTGAGCGGTGTGCTGGTCGACAAACCTTCCGTCAGCAACCGTTTGAGTCGTATCAGCCGCCAACTGTTAGGCGCCAACAGCGATCGCCTGCAGGAGAATTCCCTGTTTGACGTCGTTGACGCGATCCGACAAGCCAAAACCGATAAAAACATCACTGGCATCGTGCTGGAACTGCGTGACTTTGCTGGTGGCGATCAACCTTCGCTGCAATATGTGGGTAAAGCGCTGCGCGAATTCCGTGACGCCGGCAAACCTATTTACGCGGTCGGCGACAGCTATAGCCAGGCGCAATACTACATTGCCAGCTATGCCAACAAGGTCTATCTCTCACCGCAGGGCACGGTTGATCTGCACGGCTTCGCCACCAATGGTCTGTACTACAAGTCTTTACTGGATAAGTTGAAAGTGAACTCGCATGTGTTCCGCGTAGGCACTTACAAATCTGCGGTTGAGCCATTCCTGCGTGACGATATGTCACCGGAAGCGCGCGACGCCGACGGACGCTGGATTGGCCAGTTGTGGCAGAATTACCTGAATACCGTGGCGGCCAATCGTCAGATCACCCCAGAACAGCTGTTCCCTGGCGCAGCCGGCATCATTAGCGGTCTGCAAGCGGTACAAGGCGATACGGCGAAATATGCACTGAACAATAAATTAGTGGATGTGCTGGATACGCGTGCGGCCGCCGATCAGGAACTGGTGAAAACCTTTGGCTGGGACAAGGCAAATAACGATTACCGCAGCGTCAGTATCTACGATTACACCGTTAAACAGCCGCCGCAGAGTCAGGATGGCAATATTGCGGTAATCCTCGCCAGCGGTGCGATTATGGACGGTGAAGAGAGCGCCGGAAACGTCGGCGGTGATACCACGGCCTCGCAGATTCGCGATGCGCGTCTGGATCCGAAAATTAAAGCCATTGTGTTACGTGTCAACAGCCCAGGCGGCAGCGTCACTGCGTCGGAAGCGATTCGTGAAGAACTGGCGGCAGCTCACGATGCGGGTAAACCGGTGGTGGTTTCGATGGGCGGCATGGCAGCATCCGGTGGCTACTGGATTTCAACGCCTGCTGATTACATTGTGGCGGCCCCCAGCACGCTGACCGGTTCCATCGGTATCTTTGGCGTGATTAACACCGTTGAAAACAGCCTGAGTTCGGTAGGTGTGCATACCGATGGCGTGGCTACATCGCCGCTGGCGGACGTCGCCACCACCAAAGCGCTGCCAACCGAAGTGCAGCAGCTGATGCAGCTGACCATTGAGAACGGCTATCGTAACTTCGTGGGCCTGGTGGCGACCTCGCGTCACAAAACGCCTGACGAAATCAATGCGATTGCGCAAGGTCACGTCTGGACCGGTAGCGATGCGAAAGCCAATGGTCTGGTCGATGCGTTGGGTGACTTTGACGATGCCGTAGCAAAAGCCGCTGAGTTGGCGAAAGTCGCCAAGCCGGAGTTGAGCTGGTATCAGGATGATCCGGGCATGATCGATCTGCTGCTGAATCAGATGAACGCGTCGGTTCAGGCGGTGTTGCCGGCTGCGCTAAAAGTCTGGCTGCCTGCGCCAATGCTGGACGTGATGAGCGCAATGAAGCAGCAACCAGGCTTACTGAATAACCTTAACGATCCGCAAAATCGCTACGCTTTCTGCCTGAACTGCGGCAACGTACGCTAA